A portion of the Lolium rigidum isolate FL_2022 chromosome 1, APGP_CSIRO_Lrig_0.1, whole genome shotgun sequence genome contains these proteins:
- the LOC124683841 gene encoding aldehyde dehydrogenase family 2 member C4-like, whose translation MASERNGGERVENGGGAPLEMPEIRFTKLFVDGRFVDAVSGKTFETRDPRTGDVIANIAEGDKEDVDLAVRAAREAFDHGKWPRMSGSERGKIMLKLADLVEQHSEELTRLESLDAGKVLMVTRVVDIGSCGSTLRYFAGAADKIHGETLKMSRQFQGHTLREPIGVSGLIIPWNFPAIMFFSKVAPALAAGCTMVVKPAEQTPLSALYFADLAKQAGVPDGVINVITGFGPTAGAAIASHLDVDMVSFTGSTAVGRLIMEASARSNLKPVSLELGGKSPLIIFDDADVDMAIDLAISANFFNKGEACVAASRVYLQEGIYDRFENKLADRMKNWVVGDPFDPRVNQGPQVDKAQYERVLSYIEHGKREGATILTGGKPCGQKGYYIEPTVFTDVKDDMIIAREEIFGPVMCLMKFRTMEEAIAKANDTRYGLAAGVVTKNIDVANRMIRSIRAGVVWLNCYFVMDGDCPFGGRKVSGFGKDASIHALDKFLAVKAVVTPVYDSPWL comes from the exons CCCCGCACAGGGGATGTGATCGCCAACATCGCTGAAGGTGACAAAGAGGATGTAGACTTGGCCGTGAGGGCGGCAAGGGAAGCATTTGATCATGGCAAATGGCCTCGCATGTCCGGATCC GAAAGAGGAAAGATCATGCTGAAGCTCGCGGACTTGGTGGAGCAGCACTCGGAGGAGCTGACCAGGCTGGAGAGCCTGGACGCAGGCAAGGTGCTCATGGTGACCAGGGTGGTCGATAtcggcagctgcggcagcaccctGCGCTACTTTGCGGGAGCCGCTGACAAGATCCATGGTGAGACACTCAAGATGTCGAGGCAGTTCCAGGGGCACACCCTGCGCGAGCCCATCGGCGTTTCTGGGCTCATCATCCCCTGGAACTTCCCTGCCATCATGTTCTTCAGCAAGGTCGCCCCAGCGTTGGCTGCTGGCTGCACCATGGTCGTCAAGCCCGCCGAGCAGACCCCGCTCAGTGCCCTGTACTTTGCTGACTTAGCCAAGCAG GCAGGAGTCCCAGATGGGGTGATCAATGTGATCACAGGCTTCGGTCCAACCGCAGGAGCAGCAATCGCGTCTCACTTGGACGTTGACATG GTCAGCTTCACTGGATCGACAGCAGTTGGGCGGCTCATAATGGAGGCCTCGGCAAGGAGCAACCTGAAGCCGGTGTCTCTCGAGCTGGGCGGCAAATCTCCGCTCATAATCTTTGATGACGCCGATGTAGACATGGCCATCGATCTTGCCATCAGCGCTAACTTCTTCAACAAG GGTGAAGCGTGCGTGGCGGCAAGCCGCGTGTACCTGCAGGAGGGCATCTACGATCGGTTCGAGAATAAGTTGGCGGACAGGATGAAGAACTGGGTCGTTGGGGATCCTTTCGATCCTCGTGTCAATCAAGGGCCTCAG GTGGACAAGGCACAATACGAGAGGGTGCTGAGCTACATCGAACATGGCAAGAGAGAAGGCGCCACCATCCTGACAGGAGGGAAGCCCTGTGGTCAGAAAGGCTACTACATCGAGCCTACGGTTTTCACCGATGTTAAG GACGACATGATCATAGCAAGGGAGGAGATCTTCGGACCAGTCATGTGCCTGATGAAGTTCAG GACGATGGAGGAAGCGATCGCGAAGGCGAACGACACGAGGTATGGGCTGGCAGCCGGGGTGGTGACCAAGAACATCGATGTAGCGAACAGGATGATCCGGTCTATCCGTGCTGGGGTGGTGTGGCTCAACTGCTACTTCGTCATGGACGGCGACTGCCCGTTCGGGGGCCGCAAGGTGAGCGGGTTCGGCAAGGACGCCAGCATTCACGCGCTCGACAAGTTCCTTGCCGTCAAGGCCGTGGTCACCCCCGTCTACGACTCGCCCTGGCTCTAG